From one Pristis pectinata isolate sPriPec2 chromosome 12, sPriPec2.1.pri, whole genome shotgun sequence genomic stretch:
- the LOC127576554 gene encoding zinc finger protein 271-like isoform X1, whose amino-acid sequence MRHQRVHSAQGLFTCSECGKGFTHSYNLLRHQRIHNGERPFTCSECGKGFSHSSSLVFHQRGHTGERPFTCFECGKRFSHSSSLLFHQRDHTRERPFTCCECGKGFSRSSNLEIHQCTHTGERPFTCSECGKGFTHSYNLLRHQRIHTGERPFACPVCGKEFTRSAKLKRHQRMHTGERPFTCSECGKGFTESSTLLIHQRIHTGERPFTCSECGKGFNRSSSLVIHQRVHTGERPFTCSECGKGFSRSSNLVVHQRIHTGERPYTCSECGKGFALSSHLLRHWRVHSGEKLFTCSICEKGYKELDSLQRHQRVHTGERPFTCSECGKGFSRSSSLVIHQRIHTGERPFTCSECGKGFSRSSNLVIHQRVHTGEKPFTCSICAKRFTWSTSLRRHQQIHSIERPFPCSECGKGFNRLSSLLTHQRVHTGERPFTCFECGKGFYHSSRLLIHQQSHIAERPFTCSECGGEFTQLSHLLSHQQDHAGDKV is encoded by the coding sequence AtgagacaccagcgagttcacagcGCGCAGGGGCTATttacctgctccgagtgtgggaaaggattcactcattcATACAACTTGCTGAGGCATCAGCGGATCCACaatggggagaggccgttcacctgctccgagtgtgggaagggattcagtcaCTCGTCCAGCCTGGTGTTTCACCAGCGAggtcacactggggagaggccattcacctgcttcGAGTGTGGGAAGCGATTCAGTCACTCATCCAGCCTGTTGTTTCACCAGCGGGATCACACCAGAGAAAGGCCCTTCACCTGCTgcgagtgtgggaaaggattcagtcGGTCGTCCAACCTGGAGATACACCAGTGCactcacaccggggagaggccgttcacctgctccgagtgtgggaaaggattcactcactCGTACAACCTTCTGAGACACCAGCggattcacactggggagaggccgtttgCCTGCCCGGTGTGCGGGAAAGAATTCACTCGGTCGGCCAAGCTGAAGAGACACCAGCGAATGCACAcgggggagaggccgttcacctgctctgaatgTGGGAAGGGTTTCACCGAATCATCCACCTTGCTAATTCACCAGCGAATACACAcgggggagaggccattcacctgctctgaatgtgggaagggattcaatcGGTCATCCAGCCTGGTGATACACCAGcgtgttcacactggggagaggccattcacctgctccgagtgtgggaagggattcagtcgGTCGTCCAATCTGGTCGTACATCAGCGGatccacactggggagaggccgtacacctgctccgagtgcgggaagggattcgcTTTGTCATCCCACCTGCTGAGACATTGGCGGGTTCACAGCGGAGAGAAGCTGTTTACCTGCTCCATATGTGAGAAGGGCTACAAAGAGTTGGACAGCCTCCAGAGACatcagcgggttcacaccggggagcggccgttcacctgctccgagtgtgggaagggattcagtcgCTCATCCAGCCTGGTGATTCACCAGCggattcacaccggggagaggccattcacctgctccgagtgtgggaaggggttcAGTCGGTCGTCCAATCTGGTGATACACCAGCGTGTCCACACAGGAGAGAAGCCATTCACCTGCTCCATTTGCGCAaagagattcacttggtccacctCCCTGCGGAGACATCAGCAGATTCACAGCATTGAGAGGCCATTcccctgctccgagtgcgggaagggattcaacCGCTTGTCCAGCCTCTTGActcaccagcgagttcacactggggagaggccgttcacctgcttcgagtgtgggaaaggattctaTCACTCGTCCAGGCTGCTGATTCACCAGCAGAGTCACATTGCAGAGAGGCCCTTCACCTGCTCAGAGTGCGGGGGGGAATTCACTCAGTTATCTCACCTGCTGAGTCACCAGCAAGACCACGCCGGGGACAAAGTTTAA